Proteins from a single region of Verrucosispora sp. NA02020:
- a CDS encoding FtsK/SpoIIIE domain-containing protein, translating into MADRRSQLVARVRELLAEALGASRTRSATAQTTLAAARDRAVRVRRAAVGVPERVGAERDKRLAEIDARHASRLAALARRAAEAATREAPGAGSADWPGWRPTPATRGEPPGATRVGTIRLPDTEPVPALVSLLDGGHVALDGDPDGCAAVVSALLLRSLGRAAPGTVRVVGYDPDQLGGGLAGFAPLGTAGLLTFVGPGGLGRLLDDLVEQIRRINETVLAGEHASLRELAAATGRRPEPWRVAVLLGGDELSRHERGQLDRVVRAGVACGVHLIVRGVPLPDDAALTRIVVTADGARVGTLPVRLDPPPPATLVTETCRQIASVVSAGPAPTPFTDLLPPPEQMWREDSATGLTAPIGEGPQGRPVLLTLGDYPPHALIGGPSGTGKTNLIFAWIGALAARYSPAELEFYLLDFKEGVSFARFAKGRRDPSWLPHMRLVGINVNTDREFGLALLRFLAEELRRRADAAKKHEVTKLAELRAVDPTGHWPRIVAVVDEFQMLLAGRDAVAREAADLLEDLARRGRSQGIHLVLASQDVRGIEALWGRPALVAQFTLRIALPKALRILAERNDAAQSLPKFHAVVNAESGLPEGNEVARIPSASEWETWSELQHRLWRMRPAEAAPARLFDGDAIPRLAEAPDFRALMPPEAGTPRGPVALLGEIIDVQARSAALRLPRAPGRNLAVLGTRIDEACAVLDAAARSLARQHRPGTARFSIACLDPDADPAARALYEDLADDAAWYDEETVAELMAETAEGLGGPGSGGGPHYLLLFAVDAASGALAARAGRSTGLEHLRRILHDGPERRTHVLAWWRGVARMKVDLGGTGARTDQIGAWVALDTHGGDLSGPLYPGSGGPDWYPRPWRGLFFDRAVHRTGQTIIPYGPAR; encoded by the coding sequence ATGGCTGACCGGCGCAGCCAGCTGGTCGCCCGGGTCCGGGAACTGCTCGCCGAGGCACTCGGCGCGTCCCGCACCCGGTCCGCCACGGCCCAGACGACGCTGGCCGCCGCCCGCGACCGGGCGGTACGCGTCCGGCGCGCGGCGGTCGGCGTACCGGAACGGGTGGGTGCCGAACGGGACAAACGGCTCGCCGAGATCGACGCCCGGCACGCCTCGCGGCTGGCCGCCCTGGCCCGGCGGGCCGCCGAGGCGGCGACCCGGGAGGCACCGGGTGCCGGGTCGGCGGACTGGCCGGGGTGGCGACCCACCCCCGCCACCCGGGGCGAGCCGCCGGGCGCCACCCGCGTGGGCACCATCCGGCTGCCCGACACCGAGCCGGTGCCGGCGCTGGTGTCGCTGCTCGACGGCGGGCACGTCGCGCTCGACGGCGATCCGGACGGCTGCGCCGCGGTGGTGTCGGCACTGCTGCTGCGCAGCCTCGGCCGGGCCGCGCCCGGCACCGTCCGGGTGGTCGGCTACGACCCGGACCAGCTCGGCGGCGGGCTGGCCGGGTTCGCCCCGCTGGGCACCGCCGGGCTGCTCACCTTCGTCGGCCCGGGTGGCCTGGGCCGGTTGCTGGACGACCTGGTGGAGCAGATCCGCCGGATCAACGAGACGGTGCTCGCCGGTGAGCACGCCTCGCTGCGCGAGCTGGCCGCCGCGACCGGACGACGGCCGGAGCCGTGGCGGGTGGCGGTGTTGCTCGGCGGCGACGAACTGTCCCGGCACGAGCGCGGCCAGCTCGACCGGGTGGTACGCGCCGGGGTGGCCTGCGGCGTCCACCTGATCGTGCGCGGGGTGCCGCTGCCCGACGACGCGGCGCTGACCCGGATCGTGGTCACCGCCGACGGCGCCCGGGTCGGCACCCTGCCGGTACGCCTCGACCCGCCGCCGCCGGCCACCCTGGTCACCGAGACCTGCCGGCAGATCGCCTCGGTGGTCAGCGCCGGCCCGGCACCCACCCCCTTCACCGATCTGTTGCCGCCGCCGGAGCAGATGTGGCGGGAGGACTCGGCGACCGGGTTGACCGCCCCGATCGGCGAGGGACCGCAGGGCAGACCGGTGCTGCTGACCCTCGGCGACTACCCGCCGCACGCGTTGATCGGTGGCCCGTCCGGCACCGGCAAGACCAATCTGATCTTCGCCTGGATCGGCGCGCTCGCCGCCCGCTACTCCCCCGCCGAACTGGAGTTCTATCTCCTGGACTTCAAGGAGGGGGTGTCCTTCGCCCGGTTCGCCAAGGGACGGCGGGACCCGAGCTGGCTGCCGCACATGCGTCTGGTCGGCATCAACGTCAACACCGACCGTGAGTTCGGCCTGGCGTTGCTGCGCTTCCTCGCCGAGGAGCTGCGCCGACGCGCCGACGCGGCGAAGAAGCACGAGGTCACCAAGCTGGCCGAACTCCGCGCGGTGGACCCGACCGGGCACTGGCCCCGGATCGTTGCGGTGGTCGACGAGTTCCAGATGCTGCTGGCGGGCCGGGACGCGGTGGCCCGGGAGGCGGCCGACCTGCTGGAGGACCTGGCCCGCCGGGGCCGCTCGCAGGGCATCCACCTGGTGCTGGCCTCGCAGGACGTACGCGGCATCGAGGCACTGTGGGGCCGTCCGGCGCTGGTCGCCCAGTTCACCCTGCGCATCGCGCTGCCCAAGGCGCTGCGCATCCTCGCCGAACGCAACGACGCCGCGCAGTCACTGCCGAAGTTCCACGCGGTGGTCAACGCCGAGTCGGGGCTGCCGGAGGGCAACGAGGTGGCCCGGATCCCGTCGGCCAGCGAGTGGGAGACCTGGAGCGAGTTGCAGCACCGGCTGTGGCGGATGCGCCCGGCCGAGGCGGCACCGGCCCGTCTCTTCGACGGTGACGCGATCCCCCGACTGGCCGAGGCACCGGACTTCCGGGCGCTGATGCCGCCGGAGGCGGGTACGCCGCGCGGCCCGGTCGCGCTGCTCGGCGAGATCATCGACGTGCAGGCCCGGTCGGCGGCGCTGCGGCTGCCCCGTGCACCGGGACGCAACCTGGCGGTGCTGGGTACCCGGATCGACGAGGCGTGTGCGGTGCTGGACGCGGCGGCCCGCTCGCTGGCCCGGCAGCACCGGCCCGGCACCGCCCGGTTCTCCATCGCCTGCCTGGATCCGGACGCCGACCCGGCGGCCAGGGCGCTCTACGAGGACCTCGCCGACGACGCCGCCTGGTACGACGAGGAGACGGTGGCCGAGCTGATGGCCGAGACCGCCGAGGGGCTCGGTGGGCCGGGCAGCGGGGGCGGGCCGCACTACCTGCTGCTCTTCGCCGTCGACGCGGCCTCGGGCGCGCTCGCCGCGCGGGCCGGCAGATCCACCGGGCTGGAACACCTGCGCCGGATCCTGCACGACGGCCCGGAGCGGCGTACCCACGTGCTGGCCTGGTGGCGGGGGGTGGCGCGGATGAAGGTCGACCTGGGTGGCACCGGCGCCCGCACCGACCAGATCGGTGCCTGGGTCGCCCTGGACACCCACGGCGGGGACCTGAGCGGGCCGTTGTACCCCGGCAGCGGCGGACCGGACTGGTATCCCCGGCCGTGGCGGGGACTCTTCTTCGACCGGGCGGTGCACCGCACCGGGCAGACCATCATTCCCTACGGACCGGCCCGATGA